Proteins from one Bacteroidota bacterium genomic window:
- a CDS encoding glycoside hydrolase family 13 protein yields MKCICNIFLLLISSSIFAQEVDVPEWAKSAVWYQIFPERFFNGDTLNDPTNADIIGAWPHDTSGEWQVQSWTSDWYEMQPWEKESGHDIWWNMQKRRYGGDIQGIIDKLGYLDQLGITAIYLNPVFWAPSLHKYDAIMYHHIDPTFGPDPEGDKLLIASEDPTNPKTWQWTSADKLMLQLIRECHQRNIKIIFDGVFNHLGVTSFAFQDLKLNQQQSKYKDWFIVNSWDDTIAGTTFQYEGWFGVPDLPEIKEDENGIVAGPKKYIFDCTARWMMPDGNRANGIDGWRLDVAFCVNHNFWKQWRLLVKAINPEAYLTAEVVDKIEVVKPYLEGDEFDAVMNYGFAVVASEFFINQEQRISVSEFDSLLAELRNAFPKDITYVQQNLFDSHDTQRFTSYIVNHDIARFRTWGDYFNKTKATNPDYNTRKPTVEEYAIQKLMVIFQMTYVGAPMIYYGDEVGMWGANDPDCRKPMLWSEKKYNDEVFNADGTKRIIPDKVEADVAMFNLYRTLIFIRKTYEALNTGNFESLILDDKKNVFAYKRNNDAQEIIVVLNNNADTKKIAIGEVLNGNYKDVLNKGAEYTFTGKKVNIILPAFWGAILVKQ; encoded by the coding sequence ATGAAATGCATTTGTAATATTTTTTTGCTGCTGATTTCCTCAAGTATATTTGCGCAGGAAGTGGATGTACCTGAATGGGCGAAGAGTGCTGTTTGGTATCAGATTTTTCCAGAAAGATTTTTTAATGGTGATACATTGAATGATCCAACGAATGCAGATATAATTGGTGCCTGGCCACACGATACAAGTGGTGAATGGCAAGTGCAAAGCTGGACTAGCGATTGGTATGAAATGCAGCCCTGGGAAAAAGAATCAGGACATGATATTTGGTGGAATATGCAGAAGCGCAGATATGGTGGCGACATACAGGGCATCATTGATAAACTTGGTTATTTAGATCAGTTAGGAATAACTGCAATTTATTTAAATCCTGTTTTTTGGGCGCCTTCGTTACATAAATATGATGCGATTATGTATCATCATATTGATCCTACATTTGGACCTGATCCGGAAGGTGATAAATTATTAATTGCAAGTGAAGATCCTACTAATCCAAAAACTTGGCAGTGGACTTCCGCAGATAAATTAATGCTGCAATTAATTCGTGAATGTCATCAACGTAATATCAAAATTATTTTCGATGGTGTGTTTAATCATTTAGGAGTAACAAGTTTTGCTTTTCAGGATTTGAAATTAAATCAACAGCAATCAAAGTATAAAGATTGGTTTATTGTAAACAGTTGGGATGATACAATTGCAGGTACTACTTTTCAATATGAAGGTTGGTTTGGTGTGCCAGATTTACCTGAAATAAAGGAAGATGAAAATGGTATTGTTGCCGGACCAAAAAAATATATTTTTGATTGCACTGCACGATGGATGATGCCGGATGGAAATCGTGCAAATGGAATTGATGGATGGCGATTGGATGTGGCGTTTTGTGTGAATCATAATTTCTGGAAGCAGTGGCGATTGTTAGTGAAGGCAATTAATCCCGAAGCATATTTAACTGCCGAAGTAGTGGATAAAATTGAAGTGGTAAAACCTTATTTGGAAGGCGATGAATTTGATGCTGTAATGAATTATGGTTTTGCTGTGGTAGCTTCCGAATTTTTTATTAATCAAGAGCAAAGAATTTCTGTCAGTGAGTTTGATTCTTTATTAGCAGAATTACGCAATGCATTTCCGAAAGATATTACTTATGTGCAACAAAATTTATTTGATAGTCATGATACACAGCGATTCACTTCTTATATCGTAAATCACGACATTGCCCGCTTCCGTACATGGGGAGATTATTTCAATAAAACAAAAGCAACTAATCCAGATTATAATACACGCAAACCAACAGTGGAAGAATATGCAATTCAAAAATTGATGGTGATATTTCAAATGACGTATGTTGGTGCGCCCATGATTTATTATGGTGATGAAGTGGGTATGTGGGGAGCCAATGATCCTGACTGCAGGAAGCCGATGTTATGGAGTGAAAAAAAATATAACGACGAAGTTTTTAATGCGGATGGCACTAAAAGAATTATACCCGATAAAGTGGAAGCAGATGTGGCAATGTTTAATCTTTATCGCACATTAATTTTTATCCGTAAAACTTATGAGGCATTAAATACAGGTAATTTTGAATCATTGATATTGGATGATAAAAAAAATGTGTTTGCCTATAAAAGAAATAATGATGCGCAGGAAATAATTGTGGTATTAAATAATAATGCAGATACAAAAAAAATTGCAATAGGAGAAGTACTGAATGGTAACTATAAAGATGTGCTAAACAAAGGCGCTGAATATACTTTCACCGGTAAAAAAGTTAACATTATTTTACCCGCATTTTGGGGAGCAATTTTGGTGAAGCAATAA
- a CDS encoding amidohydrolase family protein — protein sequence MKKKFFNAKIYRNDTATEMVVENGKITHIGTNLPKCDTEIDLNGKLVLPPYVDPHLHLDYVYTLSELGKDGAGSGTLFEAIELWPQFKKTLTKESVKRLAMRGIKDEVSQGVQHIRTHIDVTDPNFTALKAMLEMREELKHIVDIEIVAFPQEGMYMYKGGRDLVEEALKMGADVVGGIPHYEPAREFGEKSIHDIVKLALKYDKPIDVHCDETDDPHSRFLELLNALVYLEDYGSRTTASHTCSFGSADDSYAFRMMDIFKKSKINFISCPTENAYLQGRQDTYPKRRGLTRVKEFIESGINVAFAQDSINDPWYPMGNGNMMNILDNGIHLAQIMSKKDVETNFDLITYNGARCLNIQDTYGLEVGKAANFIVLNETTVYEAIRRRVDVLASVRNGEFLFRKKETAYDIPLGI from the coding sequence ATGAAAAAAAAATTTTTTAATGCGAAAATTTATCGCAATGATACAGCAACCGAAATGGTGGTTGAAAATGGAAAAATCACTCATATCGGGACTAATCTGCCTAAATGTGATACAGAAATTGACCTTAACGGGAAACTTGTTTTACCACCTTATGTAGATCCTCATTTACACTTGGATTATGTATATACCCTTTCTGAACTTGGTAAGGATGGTGCAGGTTCAGGTACTTTGTTTGAGGCAATTGAACTGTGGCCTCAATTCAAAAAAACCTTGACCAAAGAAAGTGTAAAAAGATTAGCAATGAGGGGAATTAAAGATGAAGTTTCTCAAGGCGTACAGCACATTCGAACACACATAGATGTTACAGACCCAAACTTTACCGCACTGAAGGCAATGCTGGAAATGAGAGAAGAGCTTAAGCACATTGTTGATATTGAAATTGTGGCTTTTCCACAAGAAGGCATGTACATGTATAAAGGTGGACGAGACTTAGTGGAAGAGGCTCTTAAAATGGGGGCTGATGTAGTAGGAGGTATTCCCCACTATGAACCGGCCAGAGAGTTCGGCGAAAAATCCATTCATGATATCGTGAAGCTCGCATTAAAATATGATAAGCCGATTGATGTTCATTGCGATGAAACCGATGACCCACATTCTCGTTTTTTGGAGTTATTAAATGCTCTTGTTTATCTAGAAGACTATGGAAGTAGAACCACCGCAAGTCATACGTGTTCTTTTGGTTCAGCAGATGATTCGTATGCATTTAGAATGATGGATATTTTCAAAAAAAGCAAGATTAATTTTATTTCTTGTCCAACTGAAAATGCATATCTACAAGGTCGTCAAGACACCTATCCAAAACGTCGTGGATTAACCAGAGTAAAAGAATTCATTGAATCTGGAATAAATGTAGCTTTCGCCCAAGATTCCATTAATGACCCTTGGTATCCAATGGGAAATGGAAATATGATGAATATTCTTGACAATGGAATTCACCTCGCCCAAATTATGTCTAAAAAAGATGTAGAAACAAATTTCGATTTAATTACCTATAATGGAGCTCGATGTTTAAATATTCAGGATACTTATGGTTTAGAAGTTGGTAAAGCAGCAAACTTTATTGTATTAAATGAAACAACTGTTTATGAGGCTATTCGCAGAAGAGTAGATGTGTTGGCTTCTGTGCGTAATGGAGAATTCTTGTTCCGTAAAAAAGAAACGGCATATGATATTCCTTTAGGTATTTAA
- a CDS encoding phosphoribosylpyrophosphate synthetase — translation MGKYTSLSVAINDLTKKGYTHNFNIKEDFIECPENQCQLKPDDFEIDEKHRFQEMSDVDNESVLYAISSTDGKIKGLLVNAYGAYADYASFKLIQKLNRPDR, via the coding sequence ATGGGAAAATACACAAGCTTATCTGTAGCCATTAATGACCTTACAAAAAAAGGTTATACTCATAACTTTAATATAAAAGAAGATTTTATAGAATGTCCGGAAAACCAATGTCAATTAAAGCCTGATGATTTTGAAATTGATGAAAAACACCGATTTCAAGAAATGTCTGATGTTGATAATGAAAGTGTTTTATATGCCATTTCCTCAACAGATGGTAAGATAAAAGGTCTTTTGGTAAACGCTTATGGCGCTTATGCAGATTATGCATCGTTCAAGTTGATTCAAAAACTTAACAGACCTGATAGGTAG
- a CDS encoding MFS transporter, which produces MSSVTFVGILSELMPSGVLPLMMADLNISEVQTGNLVGYYAIASAIFAIPLISLTMQFNRKYLLLILLGGFAVSNIIAGLVHDYTIIIILRIIGGICAGVMWPMIAAYGMRIVDEKDHGKAIAVIMAGTTLGISIGMPIMTAIGNDYGWRTEFIGLGGFIIVIALISFFVLPSTPGEKLTKSSSPFAILKIPAVLLILLLTILGVIAHYAVYVYITSLVDEIQLAGGVEMALLFFGIGSLISVLLAIKYTDKYLRLLTIAMFALIIISMLIFLMFGGTIGMGHLAFFLWGVSFGPLVTLLQAAISRQVETAKDVATSVQSSVFNLSIMIASSAAGLLLGIYSPMSLVYLAIALSVPGIIISIFSKKALN; this is translated from the coding sequence ATGTCATCGGTAACTTTTGTGGGAATACTATCCGAGTTAATGCCTTCTGGCGTACTTCCACTAATGATGGCCGATTTAAATATCAGTGAAGTGCAAACTGGAAATCTGGTAGGATACTATGCCATAGCTTCGGCCATTTTCGCTATTCCACTTATTTCGCTTACCATGCAGTTTAATCGTAAATATTTGTTGCTTATTTTATTAGGCGGATTTGCTGTATCTAATATAATTGCAGGTCTCGTGCACGATTATACAATAATAATAATTTTAAGAATTATTGGTGGAATTTGTGCTGGGGTAATGTGGCCAATGATTGCCGCTTATGGTATGCGAATAGTAGATGAAAAAGATCACGGAAAAGCCATTGCAGTAATCATGGCAGGAACTACTTTGGGTATTAGTATCGGAATGCCAATTATGACTGCTATCGGTAATGATTATGGCTGGCGAACTGAATTCATAGGTCTTGGAGGATTTATCATCGTTATTGCTTTGATCAGTTTTTTTGTTTTGCCCTCAACACCAGGAGAGAAACTGACAAAAAGCTCTTCACCTTTTGCAATCCTGAAAATACCTGCTGTTTTACTTATTTTACTACTCACAATACTTGGCGTTATTGCACATTATGCTGTGTATGTATATATCACAAGTCTTGTTGATGAAATTCAATTGGCAGGCGGAGTAGAAATGGCCTTGTTGTTTTTCGGAATAGGTTCTTTGATTTCTGTGTTGTTGGCAATAAAATATACTGATAAATACCTGAGATTGCTAACCATTGCAATGTTTGCTTTGATAATAATCTCTATGCTAATTTTCTTAATGTTTGGGGGCACAATTGGAATGGGGCATCTTGCATTCTTTTTATGGGGAGTTTCCTTTGGGCCCTTGGTAACTTTATTGCAGGCAGCTATTAGCAGACAGGTAGAAACCGCCAAAGACGTTGCCACGTCGGTTCAGTCTTCCGTGTTCAATTTATCAATTATGATCGCTTCTTCCGCTGCCGGATTACTGCTCGGAATTTATTCACCAATGAGTCTGGTTTATCTTGCAATTGCATTGTCCGTTCCAGGAATAATCATTTCCATTTTTTCTAAAAAGGCTTTGAACTGA
- a CDS encoding FUSC family protein codes for MKSISFTRAVRVGIAVTLPAVIALQFGHLEIGMAMSFGAFWSSPSDATGSFRHKKVGILISAALVMIVSFIKGYLHFDFWLLLSVLGLMTFAIAFISIYGFRASLISFSGLMALALSFPNESEVLEVYQYAVLIGLGGLWYLFLSIIWNLINPKAETEEFLSETFLLTAEFIELRGKLVDPNEDRESLQVKLLKLQSELTDNHETLREILVLTRKTSGRSNYQDKRLLIFVQLVEMLETAIANPVNYNRMDVLFRNHGQYVKRFQDLIFEISFQLKKISEAENNYKKLPKNDKIRQCFTDVKLEIALLHNRLYYEEYLMLQNFIEYQEKQFEKLKRIKWLLGDPDLTEIEFIDRKNAKRFLPLQDYDPNLLVRNFSFKSPIFRHSLRLAATVIIGYALGSIFAFQNPYSILLIVIVIMRPSYGLTRNRAKDRLIGTLIGGAIAFGLVFLIQTPYIYGIMGVISLVIAVSLLQKNYKASATFITLSAVFIYAILSPDVLNLIKFRILDTLVGVGLSYAAMRWLWPTWEFTEINESIEKSVKANKDFLYKITEYYKQKGNIPTSYNIARKEAFLETSNLNAAFQRMTQEPKSKQKELDKVYELVVLNHTFLTSLASLSTYIQNNKTTEASVRFITATETIDTNLERVLKCLNDKKCDEPEIISNNDPVFEDQLPNFKSLEIKNLTPKDEAIVRNLQETHLVWEQLKWMYSISNKMLKLAATVKLD; via the coding sequence ATGAAGAGCATCAGTTTTACCAGAGCTGTGCGGGTTGGCATTGCGGTTACCCTACCGGCTGTAATAGCTTTGCAATTCGGGCATTTAGAAATTGGAATGGCAATGAGTTTTGGTGCCTTTTGGAGTTCACCAAGCGATGCGACTGGAAGTTTTAGACATAAAAAGGTGGGCATACTAATTTCCGCTGCATTGGTTATGATTGTCAGTTTCATTAAGGGCTATTTGCATTTTGATTTCTGGCTGTTACTATCCGTATTGGGTTTGATGACCTTTGCCATCGCTTTTATTTCGATTTATGGCTTTCGAGCCTCACTGATCAGTTTTTCAGGACTTATGGCATTGGCATTAAGTTTCCCCAATGAATCTGAAGTACTGGAAGTTTACCAATACGCCGTTTTAATTGGGTTGGGTGGGCTTTGGTATTTATTCTTGTCAATAATTTGGAATCTAATAAACCCGAAAGCCGAGACCGAGGAGTTTTTGTCGGAAACCTTTTTACTTACGGCTGAATTTATAGAGTTACGAGGGAAATTGGTAGATCCAAATGAAGATCGTGAAAGTCTACAAGTTAAGCTACTAAAGCTTCAAAGCGAGCTTACCGACAATCACGAAACCTTGCGTGAAATTTTGGTTCTTACCAGAAAAACCTCCGGTAGATCCAACTATCAGGATAAACGCCTTTTGATATTTGTGCAATTAGTGGAAATGTTGGAAACGGCAATCGCCAATCCCGTAAATTATAATAGAATGGATGTGCTCTTTAGAAATCATGGGCAATACGTTAAAAGATTCCAGGACCTGATCTTTGAAATTTCTTTTCAATTGAAAAAGATTTCAGAGGCTGAAAATAATTATAAAAAACTGCCCAAGAACGATAAAATAAGGCAATGTTTTACCGATGTAAAGCTTGAAATAGCCTTGCTGCACAACAGGCTCTACTACGAAGAATATCTGATGCTTCAAAATTTTATCGAATATCAGGAAAAACAGTTCGAAAAACTAAAAAGAATAAAATGGCTGTTGGGAGACCCTGACCTCACCGAAATTGAATTTATAGATAGAAAAAATGCTAAGCGTTTTTTACCACTACAAGATTATGATCCAAATTTATTAGTGCGCAACTTTAGTTTTAAATCTCCAATTTTCAGGCATTCACTTCGGCTCGCAGCTACAGTTATTATTGGGTATGCACTGGGTTCAATCTTTGCTTTTCAGAATCCGTATTCAATCCTTTTGATTGTTATTGTTATCATGCGGCCAAGTTATGGACTCACAAGAAACCGTGCTAAGGATCGCTTAATTGGAACACTTATCGGCGGTGCAATTGCCTTTGGTTTGGTTTTCCTGATTCAGACCCCTTATATCTACGGAATCATGGGTGTGATTTCTTTGGTGATAGCGGTTTCCTTATTACAGAAAAACTATAAAGCTTCGGCTACTTTCATTACTTTGAGTGCCGTTTTTATCTATGCTATTCTAAGCCCAGATGTTTTGAATTTAATAAAATTCCGCATATTGGATACTCTTGTAGGGGTTGGACTTTCTTATGCGGCAATGAGGTGGCTTTGGCCCACTTGGGAGTTCACGGAAATTAATGAAAGTATTGAAAAAAGTGTGAAGGCCAACAAGGATTTTCTTTATAAAATTACCGAATATTATAAGCAAAAGGGAAACATACCCACCTCTTACAATATAGCACGTAAAGAAGCATTTTTGGAAACTTCAAATCTAAACGCTGCTTTTCAGCGTATGACACAAGAACCCAAATCGAAGCAAAAAGAATTGGATAAAGTTTACGAATTGGTGGTCTTGAACCACACCTTTTTAACTTCATTAGCCTCATTAAGCACATACATACAGAATAATAAAACTACAGAAGCATCTGTACGTTTTATAACTGCTACAGAAACAATAGATACAAATTTGGAACGAGTTCTCAAGTGCCTAAATGATAAGAAATGCGACGAGCCGGAGATTATTTCTAATAACGACCCTGTTTTTGAGGATCAGTTACCAAATTTTAAATCTTTAGAAATTAAAAATTTGACTCCCAAAGATGAAGCAATAGTGCGTAATCTACAAGAGACGCATTTGGTTTGGGAACAATTGAAATGGATGTATTCCATTAGCAATAAAATGCTCAAACTGGCTGCTACAGTGAAGCTGGATTAA
- a CDS encoding HPF/RaiA family ribosome-associated protein — protein MDYTENITGIKINVQAVDIIIEDDVKDTIRKSITRLSRFSDKIEWADIYLEDKAEKATQQKQVSIRLGVPGNDPFASSYGDNFHALLTDVEDKLRKQLERL, from the coding sequence ATGGATTATACAGAAAATATTACAGGAATAAAGATTAATGTTCAAGCAGTGGATATTATTATAGAAGACGACGTAAAAGACACGATACGCAAGAGTATCACACGCCTTAGTCGATTTTCTGACAAAATAGAATGGGCAGATATTTACCTTGAGGACAAAGCGGAAAAGGCAACTCAGCAAAAACAAGTGAGTATAAGATTAGGTGTTCCAGGTAATGACCCTTTCGCTTCATCGTATGGAGATAATTTCCACGCACTTTTAACCGATGTAGAAGACAAATTGCGAAAACAATTGGAAAGGTTATAA
- a CDS encoding nuclear transport factor 2 family protein, with translation MENSVKKIVENMFAAFISGDADKFVATVSDDTVWIYHGTQIIPKGKFEKKEGVRAFYNNIMERTEIINFEPLQYIVEGNMVVVLGREHQKVKSSGRELKQDWVQIYTVENDLITKMEEFATSEEVN, from the coding sequence ATGGAAAATTCAGTAAAAAAAATAGTTGAAAATATGTTTGCTGCCTTTATTAGTGGCGACGCAGATAAATTTGTAGCAACAGTTTCAGATGATACCGTTTGGATTTATCATGGAACACAAATAATTCCTAAGGGAAAGTTTGAAAAAAAGGAAGGTGTAAGAGCTTTCTATAATAATATTATGGAGCGAACCGAAATCATCAACTTTGAACCGCTGCAATATATTGTTGAAGGAAATATGGTAGTGGTGTTAGGAAGAGAACATCAAAAAGTAAAAAGCTCTGGAAGAGAACTGAAACAAGATTGGGTTCAGATTTATACGGTTGAAAACGATTTGATTACAAAAATGGAAGAATTTGCAACTTCGGAAGAAGTAAACTAA
- a CDS encoding DsbA family protein, with protein sequence MNEDKSNHNPLICDIETGMCETTIENDDSAAQSNIQAKEKSLKLLYYTDPICSSCWGIEPQIRKLKLEYGNAIDIDYKMGGLLPDWSYNSGGIGKPSDVASHWDEVSVHYDMPIDGDLWLEDPLDSSYPPSIAFKAAQMQDEEKARLFMREVREMVFLKKKNIAKWEHLASAAKTVGLNVEQLKTDYEGKAKILFEEDLKLAKELGVRGFPTIFFMDNAGNMETVYGSRPYAFYEMAILKLNPNTNKSEYSKNWETLFSKYHTLTAKEYAELSGTPRNESENKLNELSEKGTLKKFTTKNGSIWSIK encoded by the coding sequence ATGAATGAGGATAAATCAAATCACAATCCGCTTATATGCGACATAGAAACCGGAATGTGCGAAACCACTATTGAAAATGATGATAGTGCAGCTCAAAGCAATATACAAGCAAAGGAGAAATCCTTGAAACTATTATATTACACCGATCCAATTTGCTCATCATGCTGGGGAATAGAACCGCAAATACGAAAACTTAAATTGGAATATGGAAATGCTATTGACATAGACTATAAAATGGGCGGTTTATTACCAGATTGGAGTTACAATAGTGGTGGTATTGGTAAACCTTCAGACGTAGCGTCTCATTGGGACGAAGTAAGTGTGCATTACGATATGCCTATTGATGGAGATTTATGGTTAGAAGATCCGCTTGATTCATCTTATCCGCCATCCATTGCTTTTAAAGCTGCACAAATGCAAGACGAAGAAAAAGCCCGTTTGTTTATGAGAGAAGTCAGGGAAATGGTTTTTCTGAAAAAGAAAAATATTGCGAAATGGGAACATTTAGCTTCAGCAGCTAAAACTGTAGGACTTAATGTTGAGCAATTGAAAACCGATTATGAAGGCAAAGCAAAAATTTTGTTTGAAGAAGATTTAAAATTAGCTAAAGAACTTGGAGTAAGAGGATTTCCAACTATATTCTTCATGGATAATGCTGGCAATATGGAAACGGTTTATGGCTCCAGACCTTATGCATTTTATGAGATGGCCATTCTTAAATTAAATCCCAATACAAACAAAAGCGAATACAGTAAAAATTGGGAAACACTTTTTTCAAAATATCATACGCTTACAGCAAAAGAGTATGCTGAACTTTCAGGAACACCAAGAAACGAAAGTGAAAATAAATTGAATGAACTTTCTGAAAAAGGAACATTGAAAAAATTTACAACAAAAAATGGATCTATTTGGTCAATTAAATAA
- a CDS encoding CotH kinase family protein, whose product MKIQLLFLSISLLIIDSVSSQTLPYTKLFDDTKVSSIYIYLDPDSLEDIYDNLENEYEHTALFIFDDGVSYDTVENIGFRLRGNTSLSSEKKSFKVSFNTYVQGRKYEGVEKLNLLGMHNDPTMVREKLYFDTYNAMGMPQRRSNFVRVYLNDDYYGLYTNMEQIDEVFLKNRFGDNSGNLFKCTYPAELDYRGSNASAYIDQGYELETNKEENNWDDLIELVNVINNSSDADFVCALEEVFNVQQYLWIYALDISSGHWDSYTGNINNYYLYHNIFTDKFEFLSFDTDNTFGVDWLGFDWTEQDIYNWPTGWYDVPLATRVLEVTEYRNQFSTYLKIIKDTYLQQDSVAEKVFAWRDLIAEAAAEDEYRTYDWGYTFDDFWDGFNTNDIDGHTPYGITNFVESRNAFTENQLEEYTMPPVVWKISHDPLVPGRFQTFTINVNVVDDGEIEYVLAHFYANGNIFEDNFIELFDDGLYGDAIANDGIFGQEYPFTTGVSFFDVLIEVQDADGNTGVYPPCDYYRINIDPSVPSITINEVLAKNNSVITDNAGEYEDYIELYNWGELPQDITGFFLTDDPENPNKWQFPSTIINPDSYLLIWADDEVDQGAYHTNFKLSKSEEFIGLYSPATNWFAVVDSFSFSEQAADISYGRIPNGLGNLEVLPFPSPGYNNEQDDAPPPVNNPEYPYLTNNPSNINSSLFFQSDGNTRYTIFLTDIAGRNVATLYDGLPDSGIAELQITTSNLTKGVYFVHLKSEKEITTLALIKI is encoded by the coding sequence ATGAAAATACAACTTTTGTTTTTAAGTATTTCTCTCCTCATTATTGACTCTGTCAGTTCTCAAACACTACCATACACCAAACTTTTTGATGATACTAAAGTAAGTAGCATTTATATTTATTTAGATCCGGATTCCTTAGAAGATATTTATGATAATTTAGAAAATGAATATGAGCATACTGCATTATTTATTTTCGACGATGGAGTAAGTTATGATACAGTTGAAAATATCGGTTTCAGATTACGAGGAAATACTTCATTGAGTTCTGAAAAAAAATCTTTTAAAGTTTCTTTTAATACTTATGTGCAGGGACGTAAATATGAAGGTGTTGAAAAATTGAATTTATTGGGTATGCATAATGACCCGACAATGGTGCGTGAAAAATTATATTTCGATACATACAATGCGATGGGAATGCCACAGCGTCGTTCCAATTTTGTAAGAGTGTATTTGAATGATGATTACTATGGACTTTATACAAACATGGAGCAAATAGATGAAGTGTTTTTGAAGAACAGATTCGGAGATAATTCGGGAAATTTATTTAAATGTACATATCCTGCTGAATTAGATTACCGTGGTTCGAATGCATCTGCTTATATTGATCAGGGTTATGAATTAGAAACAAATAAAGAAGAAAATAACTGGGATGATTTAATTGAATTGGTTAACGTCATTAATAATTCTTCGGATGCAGATTTTGTTTGCGCTTTGGAAGAAGTTTTTAATGTGCAACAATATTTATGGATTTATGCTTTGGATATTTCTTCAGGGCATTGGGATAGTTATACGGGCAACATTAATAACTACTATTTGTATCATAATATCTTCACGGATAAATTCGAATTTCTTTCTTTCGATACTGATAATACATTTGGTGTGGATTGGTTGGGTTTCGATTGGACTGAACAAGATATTTATAATTGGCCAACAGGTTGGTATGATGTACCACTTGCAACAAGAGTATTGGAAGTGACCGAATACAGAAATCAATTCAGTACTTATTTAAAAATAATTAAGGACACTTATTTACAACAAGATTCTGTTGCAGAAAAAGTGTTTGCATGGCGGGATTTAATTGCAGAAGCTGCTGCGGAAGATGAATATCGCACTTATGATTGGGGATATACTTTTGATGATTTCTGGGATGGATTTAATACCAATGATATTGATGGACATACGCCTTATGGTATTACAAATTTTGTGGAAAGTAGGAATGCATTTACGGAAAATCAACTTGAAGAATATACCATGCCACCTGTGGTTTGGAAAATATCTCACGACCCGTTAGTACCTGGCAGGTTTCAAACTTTTACAATCAATGTAAATGTGGTTGACGATGGTGAAATCGAGTATGTACTTGCGCATTTTTATGCAAACGGAAATATCTTCGAAGATAATTTTATAGAATTATTTGATGATGGATTGTATGGTGATGCAATTGCTAATGATGGAATTTTTGGACAGGAATATCCATTTACAACCGGTGTAAGTTTTTTTGATGTTTTAATTGAAGTGCAAGATGCGGATGGAAATACAGGAGTTTATCCTCCATGTGATTACTATCGAATTAATATTGATCCTTCTGTTCCTTCAATTACAATTAATGAAGTTCTTGCAAAAAATAATTCAGTGATTACAGATAATGCAGGTGAGTATGAAGATTATATTGAGTTATATAATTGGGGTGAATTGCCTCAGGATATAACCGGATTTTTTTTAACCGATGATCCGGAAAATCCAAACAAATGGCAGTTTCCTTCAACCATAATAAATCCGGATAGCTATCTATTAATTTGGGCAGATGATGAAGTAGATCAAGGAGCATATCATACCAATTTTAAATTGAGTAAATCAGAAGAATTTATCGGACTTTATTCTCCGGCCACAAATTGGTTTGCAGTAGTAGATTCCTTTTCTTTTTCAGAACAAGCAGCAGATATTTCCTACGGAAGAATACCAAATGGTTTGGGAAATCTTGAAGTATTACCATTTCCAAGTCCAGGTTATAATAATGAACAAGACGATGCACCACCACCTGTAAATAATCCGGAATATCCATACCTTACTAATAACCCAAGCAACATTAATTCATCCTTGTTTTTTCAATCAGATGGCAATACCAGATATACAATATTTCTCACCGATATAGCAGGAAGAAATGTGGCAACGTTATATGATGGTTTGCCTGATAGTGGCATTGCAGAACTGCAGATTACAACATCAAACTTAACTAAAGGTGTTTACTTTGTTCATTTAAAAAGTGAAAAAGAAATCACAACACTTGCTTTGATAAAAATATAA